The sequence ATCGCCTGCTGCAAAATGCTCTGGGTGCTTGGACCATCTTCCGGGTCATCTGCTATACGACTGGGGAACAGGGCTTCGACGAATGGCTCACCTGGTTATCGCGTGCGTCCACACTAACGGACGTGACAGTCATCGCCGTTCATTTCATATCGATCGGTCCGTGCGCTGACTGCGCACACATGTGCGACAGGTTGGTCTCGGCACTTGCGAACAATTCCAGCATCGTCAAGCTGCGACTGGTCGGATTCAAGTTGAAAACGTCGCATTTGGATGCGCTCTGCCAGACCGCCCGCGATCATCGTAGCCTCGGGGAGTTCGTGTTTACTCCGGCTTGCATTGAAATGAAAGTTTTCTGCCCCGCCATATGCAACGACAGACTCTCCGTAGGCTTTCGTGAGGCGGCATTGGAGGTAAGGTCTACCGCTTGTTACTTTCGCTCAAGTATAGCGTTCAAGCAACTCCCCGCCAGGGGTTCTTGGGTGGGGGCCCCAGACACCTGTGAATTCAAAGCAGAGGTGGCCGAATAATAGGCGTGCATCGTTGCGCTTTCCAtactgggggaaggggggggggaggggagattTACCGCAGCGCACCCCGCCGCCCCTTGGTTGGTCGAGTATTAAAAAATATGAGCTGCACAATGGCTGCAACGATGAAAATGACGCGGTGACGTCCTTTCTACAAAGGCCTGCCATCGGTGCCTAACTTTCTTGGGTAAAAGTGGTAAGGAAACAGTTCTTTCAGTGCAACATCAAAGGTGCTTGGTCGCCATTATCataatacaaacaaaaaaaatctgcATAGCCATAATCCTGCGCTTTACAAAATGTCATGAAAGCTCCGACTTAGTCAATGTACGGAGCAGAGTTGGCGCCCCCGCTTTTGATGATTAGGGGGAGCGGTCGCCCTGCCCCCTcaggcgcacgcctatgggcgaaATCACCCGTAACAAGTGACTAGATTACTAATGGCTATTCTAAAACATTGTTCAATGTGATTAGTTTACGTTCCAAATTACAGCTGGCCGAAGGTAAGAAGAAGACAAATAGAAGGCCGGGAGGTTGACCAGACACATGCCCTGTTGGCTACCCTACGGtgggggaatgggaaaggtgTATAGAAAAATGAGAGGGAAAGGAAATGATCAAGAAATGCGCTAACGCGTACGTTGCCGTGGCACTATACAATAGTCAAAGGCGTTACACGGGCCCGTAGAAAGTATGACATTGCGTTAGTATTACTTTTGCGAAGTAGTGAAGTAAGATTGAAATGCAAATTTATGCAAATTACTTCTGGCAATGACAGTGATGGTTGTGGACGgcactgacatttttttttcttgtgtgataACAGAGCCCATGTCAACTATCTACAAAACACTGCATTTACAGCTGCAGGACTTGGTGCGCCAGAACGCTTTCCGCATGAGTGCCGCGGTCAAGTTTGTCCTGGGCGAAGAAAGCGGTGACGGAGCGAGCGCTATTGAAGAACTGCACGACCATCCGCTGCTGCCGGAACGAGTCCGCGACGACGCCGGTCTGACCGACGCAAAGGCCCAGGAGAAGGTCAAGCACGCGGTCTCGCGTGTGCGTAGCCTCGACGTCCACGACTTCCTGTGGCTGACGGGCGTGGTCCGGAAGCGGAGGGCCACGCGCCTAGACCACGACGCCCAAGCCCTCCACATCCTGGACTTTCCCTTGGTGTGCTGGTTCTACATACGCGAATACGTAAACATTGCGGATGTAGCATCACGCTGACATGCGCTGGCGTGAACTTGTGGCTGCCGTAATGTGTGAACGGGTACTTCGCGGAATTCCGCGCTCAATACTCAACGACTCGAGTCGCGCGGTGCAGTAGCCTGTAGCACGTGTGCATACACATAGTTTCCATCAAATCCATTTCCATGTTTCCAATTCTTGGTTCCACCTGAGAATATACTTTACTGATTTTTATTACGGGGATCACACGCGCACTTTTTATCGCAATCAGGCCCATGCGGATTAGACTCGATCAGGACCAGAAGCTtgtcatcatcattctcagcctgttttatTACACTGCAGCACGAAGACCTCTGCGAAAGATCTGTAGTTGAACGTATCCTGTGCGGGGAGATTCCATTTTATTCCTGCGAACGTCGTAGTTTCTACACACTGTCTAACTCTCTGTCATCATCGACCGCGTTTCctatcccttggtaaccattctgttgctcttgcCGTAGACCGGTTGTGTGTTCTACGCATTAATGGAGATGGAGATGGTCCGATTTTGTATGCGATCctacgtccgacgcggcggtgcggcagccgcaACGGTGACGTTTTGTCGTATATGGCACAGTCGGATCGCATGCCCGGCGCGCAGCAAACCGGGCAGGTGTTTTCGTCTCCGCATCCGACATTCGGACGGTCGCAGCCAATCGCAGCACGCGAGACTTGTGGCGTCACGCCGTTGGTGGCGCCCTTGGCACCACTTCGGTCACCGTGGCTAAGGCGAGTCGATCCTGG comes from Rhipicephalus sanguineus isolate Rsan-2018 chromosome 7, BIME_Rsan_1.4, whole genome shotgun sequence and encodes:
- the LOC119400233 gene encoding uncharacterized protein LOC119400233 produces the protein MCDRLVSALANNSSIVKLRLVGFKLKTSHLDALCQTARDHRSLGEFVFTPACIEMKVFCPAICNDRLSVGFREAALELQDLVRQNAFRMSAAVKFVLGEESGDGASAIEELHDHPLLPERVRDDAGLTDAKAQEKVKHAVSRVRSLDVHDFLWLTGVVRKRRATRLDHDAQALHILDFPLVCWFYIREYVNIADVASR